The Xanthomonas indica genome has a segment encoding these proteins:
- a CDS encoding DUF1674 domain-containing protein has protein sequence MIGQPTPTPESDPETQRPAEETPPQTTPAPREIGGRGGLEPTRYGDWEKNGRCIDF, from the coding sequence ATGATAGGCCAACCAACCCCCACACCCGAGTCCGATCCCGAAACGCAGCGGCCCGCCGAGGAGACCCCTCCGCAGACCACGCCTGCGCCGCGGGAGATCGGCGGGCGCGGCGGCCTCGAGCCGACGCGCTACGGCGACTGGGAGAAAAACGGACGCTGCATCGATTTTTGA
- a CDS encoding folate-binding protein: protein MPDNLNLDSGGFSALPHLQYVALRGPDAVAFAHAQFANDVQALAAGQWQWNAWLTAKGRVIAVFALLRQADDALLMLLPDGGAEDLAAALGRFVFRRKLRITVEGTLLALGRLSLPEQARGATSARDESGVIELDMGGDGLPRTLRLVPAPVADAPAADPALAEAWRAADLRLGLVRLAPSQREQWTPQQLGLDRLHAFSVKKGCYPGQEIVARTHFLGKAKRAVQLLETEAAVAIDAAVLRDGQPFGSVVSVAGTLALAVLPLEEAPPAALDVDGHPARWQPLVDGLAR from the coding sequence GTGCCTGACAACCTGAATCTCGATTCCGGCGGTTTTTCCGCCTTGCCACACCTGCAATACGTCGCCTTGCGCGGTCCGGATGCAGTGGCCTTCGCCCATGCGCAGTTCGCCAACGACGTGCAGGCGCTGGCCGCGGGCCAGTGGCAGTGGAACGCCTGGCTCACCGCCAAGGGCCGGGTGATCGCGGTGTTCGCGCTGCTGCGCCAGGCCGACGACGCCTTGCTGATGCTGCTGCCCGACGGCGGCGCCGAGGACCTGGCGGCGGCACTGGGCCGCTTCGTGTTCCGGCGCAAGCTGCGCATCACCGTCGAGGGCACGCTGCTTGCCTTGGGTCGCCTGAGCCTACCGGAGCAGGCCCGGGGCGCGACGTCGGCGCGCGATGAGTCCGGCGTGATCGAACTGGACATGGGCGGCGACGGCCTGCCGCGTACGTTGCGCCTGGTGCCGGCGCCGGTGGCAGATGCGCCGGCCGCCGACCCGGCGCTGGCGGAAGCCTGGCGCGCGGCCGACCTGCGCCTGGGCCTGGTGCGGCTGGCGCCGAGCCAGCGCGAACAGTGGACGCCGCAGCAACTGGGCCTGGACCGGCTGCATGCCTTCAGCGTCAAGAAGGGCTGCTACCCCGGCCAGGAAATCGTCGCCCGCACCCACTTCCTGGGCAAGGCCAAGCGCGCCGTGCAGTTGCTGGAAACAGAGGCCGCGGTCGCGATCGACGCGGCGGTGCTGCGCGACGGCCAGCCGTTCGGCAGCGTGGTCAGCGTCGCCGGGACCCTGGCGCTGGCGGTGCTGCCGCTGGAGGAGGCGCCGCCGGCCGCGCTGGACGTCGACGGTCACCCCGCACGCTGGCAACCGCTGGTCGACGGCCTGGCGCGCTGA
- a CDS encoding succinate dehydrogenase iron-sulfur subunit has product MAEFTLPKNSKIGKGKHFPAKGAKNVRTFKVYRWNPDDDSNPRTDTYEVDLDACGPMVLDALIKIKNEIDPTLTFRRSCREGICGSCAMNIDGTNTLACTKAISDCGKKEVPIYPLPHMSVVKDLVPDLTHFYAQYASIKPWIRTQTPPPPDRERLQSPEDRKKLDGLYECILCACCSTSCPSYWWNGERYLGPAILLQAYRWIIDSRDEDTGARLDDLEDPFKLYRCHTIMNCARTCPKGLNPALAIAEIKKLMMARRA; this is encoded by the coding sequence ATGGCAGAGTTCACCCTCCCCAAGAATTCCAAGATCGGCAAGGGCAAGCACTTTCCCGCCAAGGGCGCGAAGAATGTGCGGACCTTCAAGGTCTACCGGTGGAATCCGGACGACGACAGCAACCCGCGGACCGACACCTACGAGGTGGATCTGGACGCGTGCGGCCCGATGGTCCTGGACGCGCTGATCAAGATCAAGAACGAGATCGACCCGACCCTGACCTTCCGCCGCTCGTGCCGCGAGGGCATCTGCGGGTCGTGCGCGATGAACATCGACGGCACCAACACGCTGGCCTGCACCAAGGCGATCAGCGACTGCGGCAAGAAGGAAGTGCCGATCTACCCGCTGCCGCACATGAGCGTGGTCAAGGATCTGGTGCCGGACCTGACCCACTTCTACGCGCAGTACGCCTCGATCAAGCCGTGGATCCGTACCCAGACCCCGCCGCCGCCGGACCGCGAGCGGCTGCAGTCGCCGGAAGACCGCAAGAAGCTCGACGGCCTGTACGAGTGCATCCTGTGCGCGTGCTGCTCGACCAGCTGCCCGAGCTACTGGTGGAACGGCGAGCGTTACCTGGGTCCGGCGATCCTGCTGCAGGCCTACCGCTGGATCATCGACTCGCGCGACGAGGACACCGGTGCGCGCCTGGACGATCTGGAAGATCCGTTCAAGCTGTACCGCTGCCACACCATCATGAACTGCGCGCGGACCTGTCCGAAGGGGCTGAACCCGGCGCTGGCCATCGCCGAGATCAAGAAGCTGATGATGGCGCGCCGCGCCTGA
- the zwf gene encoding glucose-6-phosphate dehydrogenase, translating into MHDTFLLFGATGDLAQRYLFPSLLRMLDDGFLPEDFRIRALALSPHDTAKFHELLKPRLQAAMPQIGESIVQALLARIDYRSVDLRDAESVAAAVRDLTARRCVSYLAIPPGLYISTCQGLALGGALAAPHRLMLEKPIGHDSDSAREIVQAIGALIDEDRVFRLDHYLGKAAVQNLIALRFGNTLLEAVWNRTYIESVDILVAESEGVDGRDAYYARSGALRDMVQSHILQLLCLVAMEPPASLEADRIRDEKVKVLRALRPLSAEHAARDSVRGRYTAGAINGQPAQAYQPPEGSDVETFAAVTAYIDNWRWAGVPFRLCTGKRLAERSTRVVVTLKPVTHWLFERPAAQQAAPNRLTFQLQPQENIELGLMSSLAGPEWGALELQPLELELSVPTGLHRRIAYERLMLDALNGNHALFVRDDEVRAAWAWIDSVSAAWAQAHLPLLPYPAGSWGPEEAQAYVSCDQSGAAPRVAS; encoded by the coding sequence ATGCACGATACCTTCCTGTTGTTCGGCGCCACCGGCGATCTGGCCCAGCGCTACCTGTTCCCCTCGCTGCTGCGCATGCTCGACGACGGCTTCCTGCCGGAAGACTTCCGCATCCGCGCGCTGGCGCTGTCGCCGCACGACACCGCCAAGTTCCACGAACTCCTCAAGCCGCGCCTGCAGGCGGCGATGCCGCAGATCGGCGAATCGATCGTGCAGGCGCTGCTGGCGCGCATCGACTACCGCTCGGTGGACCTGCGCGACGCCGAATCGGTGGCCGCCGCGGTGCGCGACCTGACCGCGCGCCGCTGCGTGAGCTACCTGGCGATCCCGCCGGGGCTGTACATCAGCACCTGCCAGGGCCTGGCCCTGGGCGGGGCGCTGGCCGCGCCGCACCGGCTGATGCTGGAGAAGCCGATCGGCCACGATTCGGACAGCGCCCGCGAGATCGTGCAGGCGATCGGCGCGCTGATCGACGAGGATCGCGTGTTCCGCCTGGACCACTACCTGGGCAAGGCCGCGGTGCAGAACCTGATCGCGCTGCGCTTCGGCAACACGCTGCTGGAGGCGGTGTGGAACCGCACCTACATCGAGTCGGTGGACATCCTGGTCGCCGAGAGCGAGGGCGTGGACGGCCGCGATGCCTACTACGCGCGCTCCGGCGCGCTGCGCGACATGGTGCAGAGCCATATCCTGCAGCTGCTGTGCCTGGTGGCGATGGAGCCGCCAGCGTCGCTGGAAGCCGACCGCATCCGCGACGAGAAGGTCAAGGTGCTGCGCGCACTGCGGCCGCTGAGCGCGGAGCATGCCGCCCGCGACAGCGTGCGCGGGCGCTACACCGCCGGCGCCATCAACGGCCAGCCGGCGCAGGCCTACCAGCCGCCGGAAGGCAGCGACGTGGAAACCTTCGCCGCGGTCACCGCCTACATCGACAACTGGCGCTGGGCCGGGGTGCCGTTCCGGCTGTGCACCGGCAAGCGCCTGGCCGAGCGCTCCACCCGCGTGGTAGTCACGCTCAAGCCGGTCACCCACTGGCTGTTCGAGCGCCCGGCCGCACAGCAGGCCGCGCCGAACCGGCTGACCTTCCAGCTGCAGCCGCAGGAGAACATCGAACTGGGGCTGATGAGCAGCCTGGCCGGCCCGGAATGGGGCGCGCTGGAACTGCAGCCGCTGGAACTGGAACTGTCGGTGCCCACCGGCCTGCACCGGCGCATCGCCTACGAGCGGCTGATGCTCGACGCGCTCAACGGCAACCACGCGCTGTTCGTGCGCGACGACGAGGTGCGCGCCGCCTGGGCCTGGATCGACAGCGTCAGCGCCGCCTGGGCGCAGGCGCACCTTCCGTTGCTGCCCTACCCGGCCGGTAGCTGGGGGCCGGAGGAAGCGCAGGCCTACGTGTCCTGCGACCAGTCCGGCGCCGCGCCGCGGGTCGCTTCGTGA
- the sdhC gene encoding succinate dehydrogenase, cytochrome b556 subunit, which translates to MATRERPLSPHLQVYRWQIQMVTSILNRATGIVLSIGALIIAAGLLALMLGPASWNLFRDIAGAWYGQVFLFGWTWCFAFHLFGGLRHILQDFGQGYAVRAFVTIGWLSVVLSFVLTAAVWAYVLLGATA; encoded by the coding sequence ATGGCTACGCGCGAACGTCCTCTTTCCCCGCATCTGCAGGTCTATCGCTGGCAGATCCAGATGGTGACCTCGATCCTGAATCGGGCCACCGGCATCGTGCTGTCGATCGGTGCCCTGATCATCGCCGCCGGCCTGTTGGCCCTGATGCTCGGCCCCGCCTCCTGGAATCTCTTCCGCGACATCGCCGGCGCCTGGTACGGCCAGGTGTTCCTGTTCGGCTGGACCTGGTGCTTCGCCTTCCATCTGTTCGGCGGCCTGCGCCACATCCTGCAGGATTTCGGCCAGGGCTACGCCGTCCGCGCCTTCGTCACCATCGGCTGGCTGTCGGTCGTGCTCAGCTTCGTGCTGACCGCCGCCGTGTGGGCCTACGTGCTGCTGGGAGCCACCGCATGA
- the sdhA gene encoding succinate dehydrogenase flavoprotein subunit — MSAYKITEHKYDMVVVGAGGAGLRATFGLAQKGLQTVCLTKVFPTRSHTVAAQGGISAALGNMGEDDWRYHFYDTIKGSDWLGDQDAIEYMCREAIPAIIELEHYGVPFSRTEDGKIYQRPFGGMTTKYGEGPSAQRTCAAADRTGHAMLHTLYQQSLAHNARFMIEYFALDLIFDEEGACRGVLALDMAEGSLHLFRAHGVVLATGGYGRAYFSATSAHTCTGDGGGLVMRAGLPMQDMEFVQFHPTGIYGAGCLITEGVRGEGGILRNSSGERFMERYAPHYKDLASRDVVSRSMTIEIREGRGVGEHKDHILLDLTHLGPGVIDDKLPGIAESARIFAGVDVHKQPIPVIPTVHYNMGGIPTNYHGEVVRKDGDNPDAVVPGLYAIGEAACVSVHGANRLGSNSLLDLVVFGRAVANRCAETIKTGAPHKGLPGDACDKALGLLDKLRNANGSTPTSVIRDKMQRTMQSDAAVFRTSKTLKEGVDKMADIFASFEDVKVSDRSLVWNSDLIETYELNNLLLNAVATINSAEQRKESRGAHAHEDFPDRDDVNWQKHTLVTVDDKGQCSFDYRPVHMYTLSKDVDVVPPKPRVY, encoded by the coding sequence ATGTCCGCTTACAAGATCACCGAACACAAGTACGACATGGTCGTGGTCGGCGCCGGCGGCGCCGGCCTGCGCGCGACCTTCGGCCTGGCCCAGAAGGGCCTGCAGACGGTCTGCCTGACCAAGGTCTTCCCGACCCGTTCGCACACCGTGGCCGCGCAGGGCGGCATCTCCGCCGCGCTCGGCAACATGGGCGAGGACGACTGGCGCTACCACTTCTACGACACCATCAAGGGGTCGGACTGGCTGGGCGACCAGGACGCCATCGAATACATGTGCCGCGAGGCGATCCCGGCGATCATCGAGCTGGAGCACTACGGCGTGCCGTTCAGCCGCACCGAGGACGGCAAGATCTACCAGCGCCCGTTCGGCGGCATGACCACCAAGTACGGCGAAGGCCCGTCCGCGCAGCGCACCTGCGCCGCCGCCGACCGCACCGGCCACGCCATGCTGCACACGCTGTACCAGCAGTCGCTGGCGCACAACGCGCGCTTCATGATCGAGTACTTCGCGCTCGACCTGATCTTCGACGAGGAAGGCGCCTGCCGCGGCGTGCTCGCCTTGGACATGGCCGAAGGCTCGCTGCACCTGTTCCGCGCCCATGGCGTGGTGCTGGCCACCGGCGGCTACGGCCGCGCCTACTTCAGCGCCACCTCCGCGCACACCTGCACCGGCGACGGCGGCGGCCTGGTGATGCGTGCCGGCCTGCCGATGCAGGACATGGAGTTCGTGCAGTTCCACCCGACCGGCATCTACGGCGCCGGCTGCCTGATCACCGAAGGCGTGCGCGGCGAAGGCGGCATCCTGCGCAACAGCAGCGGCGAGCGCTTCATGGAGCGCTACGCCCCGCACTACAAGGATCTGGCCTCGCGCGACGTGGTGTCGCGTTCGATGACCATCGAGATCCGCGAAGGCCGCGGCGTCGGCGAGCACAAGGACCACATCCTGCTCGACCTGACCCACCTCGGCCCGGGCGTGATCGACGACAAGCTGCCGGGTATCGCCGAGAGCGCGCGCATCTTCGCCGGCGTCGACGTGCACAAGCAGCCGATCCCGGTGATCCCGACCGTGCACTACAACATGGGCGGCATCCCGACCAACTACCACGGCGAAGTGGTGCGCAAGGACGGCGACAACCCCGATGCGGTGGTGCCGGGTCTGTACGCGATCGGCGAGGCCGCCTGCGTGTCGGTGCACGGCGCCAACCGCCTGGGCTCCAACTCGCTGCTCGACCTGGTGGTGTTCGGCCGTGCCGTGGCCAACCGCTGCGCCGAGACGATCAAGACCGGTGCGCCGCACAAGGGCCTGCCGGGCGACGCCTGCGACAAGGCGCTGGGCCTGCTGGACAAGCTGCGCAACGCCAACGGCAGCACCCCGACCTCGGTGATCCGCGACAAGATGCAGCGCACCATGCAGTCGGACGCGGCCGTCTTCCGCACCAGCAAGACGCTGAAGGAAGGCGTGGACAAGATGGCCGACATCTTCGCCAGCTTCGAGGACGTCAAGGTCTCCGACCGCTCGCTGGTGTGGAATTCCGACCTGATCGAGACCTACGAGTTGAACAACCTGCTGCTCAATGCAGTGGCGACGATCAACTCGGCCGAACAGCGCAAGGAAAGCCGCGGCGCGCACGCCCACGAGGATTTCCCCGACCGCGACGACGTCAACTGGCAGAAGCACACGCTGGTCACCGTCGACGACAAGGGCCAGTGCAGCTTCGACTACCGCCCGGTGCACATGTACACGCTCAGCAAGGACGTGGACGTGGTGCCGCCGAAGCCGCGCGTTTACTGA
- the pgl gene encoding 6-phosphogluconolactonase produces MSPTLSDRITLIRYDDPDEWIDAAAAEIGTALREEIQRRGGARLLLSGGTTPAPVYQALAELPLDWSKLEVGLVDERWLSPQDSDSNAYLIRHSLLDRAEEARFEPLVRVGKPLQDCVHAANLHARHAPAACMAVLGMGGDGHTASLFPGATDLNKALTNPLPYAALDATGCPGANTWPLRITLTPAGLAPIGQRVLLLRGTQKLEVLERALAGTDPHEYPIRVAFDTPGARLRVHWCE; encoded by the coding sequence ATGAGCCCCACGCTGTCCGACCGCATCACGCTGATCCGCTACGACGATCCGGACGAATGGATCGACGCGGCGGCGGCCGAGATCGGCACCGCGCTGCGCGAGGAGATCCAGCGCCGCGGCGGCGCGCGCCTGCTGCTGTCCGGCGGCACCACCCCGGCGCCGGTGTACCAGGCGCTGGCCGAGCTGCCGCTGGACTGGTCGAAGCTGGAAGTCGGCCTGGTCGACGAGCGCTGGCTGTCGCCGCAGGACAGCGACAGCAACGCCTACCTGATCCGGCACAGCCTGCTGGACCGCGCCGAGGAGGCGCGCTTCGAGCCGCTGGTACGGGTCGGCAAGCCGCTGCAGGACTGCGTGCATGCCGCCAACCTGCATGCGCGGCACGCCCCGGCCGCGTGCATGGCGGTGCTGGGCATGGGCGGCGATGGCCACACCGCCTCGCTGTTCCCCGGAGCGACGGACCTGAACAAGGCCCTGACCAATCCCCTGCCCTACGCCGCGCTCGACGCCACCGGCTGCCCCGGCGCCAACACCTGGCCGCTGCGCATCACCCTGACCCCGGCCGGCCTGGCGCCGATCGGCCAGCGCGTGCTGCTGTTGCGCGGCACGCAGAAGCTGGAGGTGCTGGAGCGTGCGCTGGCCGGCACCGATCCGCACGAGTATCCGATCCGCGTCGCCTTCGATACGCCGGGTGCGCGCTTGCGCGTGCATTGGTGCGAGTGA
- a CDS encoding lipoprotein-releasing ABC transporter permease subunit, whose product MFKPLPVAIGLRYLRAKRRNNFISFISMASILGIALGVTVLITTLAVMSGFQKEIRDRLLQMAAHATVSAQGAPMEDWQHAVDVAMRDKRVAGAAPYVEEEALLTGQRNQPAIVRGILPKEEAKVSVLAQKMKQGSVDSLTPGSYNILLGQELALWLGVGVGDKVVVMLGEPQASPMGMVPRYKRFTVSGIFEAGYNEIDRGLAVTSMPDLQRVLRMGDGVTGVRLKLYDMDQAWNVARDLALNLHGPYMVSDWTRENANLYQSLKMEKTVMGILLSLIIAMGAFNLVSSQVMLVTDKQADIAILRTLGLSPGGVMQVFMVQGTLIGVIGTVAGVIGGIVLTLNLERILAGIEAVFNIKLLPEDVYYITGLPTDMQPHDVMVITIVALLMSFLATLYPAWRAARTQPAEALRYE is encoded by the coding sequence ATGTTCAAACCCTTACCCGTGGCCATCGGCCTGCGCTATCTGCGCGCCAAGCGCCGCAATAATTTCATCTCCTTCATCTCCATGGCCTCGATCCTCGGCATCGCGCTGGGCGTGACCGTGCTGATTACCACCCTGGCGGTGATGAGCGGCTTCCAGAAGGAGATCCGCGACCGCCTGCTGCAGATGGCCGCGCACGCCACGGTCAGCGCGCAGGGCGCGCCGATGGAGGACTGGCAGCACGCGGTGGACGTGGCCATGCGCGACAAGCGCGTCGCCGGCGCCGCGCCCTACGTCGAGGAAGAGGCGCTGCTGACCGGCCAGCGCAACCAGCCGGCGATCGTCCGCGGCATCCTGCCCAAGGAAGAGGCCAAGGTCTCGGTGCTGGCGCAGAAGATGAAGCAGGGCTCGGTCGACAGCCTGACCCCGGGTTCGTACAACATCCTGCTCGGCCAGGAGCTGGCGCTGTGGCTGGGCGTGGGCGTGGGCGACAAGGTGGTGGTGATGCTCGGCGAGCCGCAGGCCAGCCCGATGGGCATGGTGCCGCGCTACAAGCGCTTCACCGTCAGCGGCATCTTCGAGGCCGGCTACAACGAGATCGACCGCGGCCTGGCGGTGACCAGCATGCCGGACCTGCAGCGGGTGCTGCGCATGGGCGACGGCGTCACCGGCGTGCGCCTGAAGCTGTACGACATGGACCAGGCCTGGAACGTGGCGCGCGACCTGGCGCTGAACCTGCACGGCCCGTACATGGTCAGCGACTGGACCCGCGAGAACGCCAACCTGTACCAGTCGCTGAAGATGGAAAAGACGGTGATGGGCATCCTGCTGTCGCTGATCATCGCGATGGGCGCGTTCAACCTGGTGTCCTCGCAGGTGATGCTGGTGACCGACAAGCAGGCCGACATCGCCATCCTGCGCACGCTGGGATTGAGCCCGGGCGGGGTGATGCAGGTGTTCATGGTGCAGGGCACGCTGATCGGCGTGATCGGCACCGTCGCCGGCGTGATCGGCGGCATCGTGCTGACGCTCAACCTGGAGCGGATCCTGGCCGGCATCGAGGCGGTGTTCAACATCAAGCTGCTGCCCGAGGACGTCTACTACATCACCGGCTTGCCCACCGACATGCAGCCGCACGACGTCATGGTGATCACCATCGTGGCGCTGCTGATGAGCTTCCTGGCCACGCTGTACCCGGCCTGGCGCGCGGCGCGCACGCAGCCGGCGGAGGCGCTGCGCTATGAATGA
- the sdhD gene encoding succinate dehydrogenase, hydrophobic membrane anchor protein has translation MSRYRTPLKNVRGLGAAKTGTEHFVVQRLTATALVPLSIWFLIFVLSLLGSDYVAATEAVAKPWNAILLVGFLIAAFWHAQLGMQVVLEDYVHTSLLALAAQTIVRFVAVLGAIVSIFAVARIALGIA, from the coding sequence ATGAGCCGCTATCGCACTCCGTTGAAGAACGTCCGCGGCCTGGGCGCGGCCAAGACCGGCACCGAGCATTTCGTGGTGCAGCGCCTGACCGCCACCGCGCTGGTGCCGTTGTCGATCTGGTTCCTGATCTTCGTGCTGAGCCTGCTCGGCTCGGACTATGTCGCCGCCACCGAGGCCGTGGCCAAGCCGTGGAACGCGATCCTGCTGGTCGGCTTCCTGATCGCCGCGTTCTGGCACGCCCAGCTCGGCATGCAGGTGGTGCTGGAAGACTACGTGCACACCTCGCTGCTGGCCCTGGCCGCGCAGACCATCGTGCGCTTCGTCGCCGTGCTCGGCGCCATCGTCAGCATCTTCGCCGTGGCGCGCATCGCGCTGGGCATCGCCTGA
- a CDS encoding succinate dehydrogenase assembly factor 2 — protein MDETTELKKLRWRCRRGMRELDQLFGRYLDRRWAQASEDERGVFLYLLDCEDDKLWRWFMGYEACPDARAADLIASIRAMPA, from the coding sequence ATGGACGAGACCACCGAACTGAAGAAGCTGCGCTGGCGCTGCCGGCGCGGCATGCGCGAACTGGACCAGTTGTTCGGCCGCTACCTGGACCGGCGCTGGGCGCAGGCTTCCGAAGACGAGCGCGGGGTTTTCCTATACCTGCTCGATTGCGAGGACGATAAGTTGTGGCGCTGGTTCATGGGCTACGAGGCCTGTCCCGATGCACGCGCCGCCGATCTCATCGCTTCCATCCGCGCCATGCCGGCTTGA
- the ugpC gene encoding sn-glycerol-3-phosphate ABC transporter ATP-binding protein UgpC, giving the protein MAKVQLDNIRKVYDNGQVAVHGASFEVADGELMVLVGPSGCGKSTLLRMIAGLEEISGGELRIGERVVNEVAPKDRDIAMVFQSYALYPHMTVAENLAFGLKLRGESKEVIRQRVAAAADTLGLTPMLDKLPRAMSGGQRQRVALGRALVREPAVFLLDEPLSNLDAKLRHSVRTEIAQLHRKLGTTMIYVTHDQVEAMTLGQRIVVLKDGVIQQIDTPMALYDRPANLFVAGFLGSPAMNVLRGRLVGEGGLQLHLQDGGRVPLPGAQLAPQWLGRELAVGVRPEHLQPSDDAQGGFEATIEVIEPVGNEIFVNLSHGAQPLVMRVAPRALPGLGERLRVAVRGDALHFFDAESGVRLEARDSGIGNRE; this is encoded by the coding sequence ATGGCGAAAGTACAACTGGACAACATCCGCAAGGTCTACGACAACGGCCAGGTCGCCGTGCACGGGGCCAGCTTCGAAGTGGCCGACGGCGAACTGATGGTGCTGGTCGGGCCTTCGGGCTGCGGCAAGTCCACGCTGCTGCGGATGATCGCCGGCCTGGAGGAGATCAGCGGCGGCGAGCTGCGCATCGGCGAGCGCGTGGTCAACGAGGTGGCGCCGAAGGATCGCGACATCGCCATGGTGTTCCAGAGCTATGCGCTGTACCCGCACATGACCGTGGCCGAGAACCTGGCGTTCGGGCTCAAGCTGCGCGGCGAGAGCAAGGAGGTCATCCGCCAGCGCGTGGCCGCCGCCGCCGACACCCTGGGCCTGACCCCGATGCTGGACAAGCTGCCGCGCGCGATGTCCGGCGGCCAGCGCCAGCGCGTGGCGCTGGGCCGCGCCCTGGTGCGCGAGCCGGCGGTGTTCCTGCTCGACGAGCCGCTGTCCAACCTGGACGCCAAGCTGCGCCATTCGGTGCGCACCGAGATCGCGCAGCTGCACCGCAAGCTCGGCACCACCATGATCTACGTCACCCACGACCAGGTCGAGGCGATGACCCTGGGCCAGCGCATCGTCGTGCTCAAGGACGGGGTGATCCAGCAGATCGACACGCCGATGGCGCTGTACGACCGCCCGGCCAACCTGTTCGTGGCCGGCTTCCTCGGTAGCCCGGCGATGAACGTACTGCGCGGGCGGCTGGTCGGCGAGGGCGGCCTGCAGTTGCACTTGCAGGACGGTGGCCGGGTGCCGCTGCCGGGCGCGCAGCTGGCGCCGCAGTGGCTGGGCCGCGAACTGGCGGTCGGCGTGCGGCCGGAACACCTGCAGCCCAGCGACGACGCGCAGGGCGGCTTCGAGGCCACCATCGAGGTGATCGAGCCGGTCGGCAACGAAATCTTCGTCAATCTCAGCCACGGCGCGCAGCCGCTGGTGATGCGGGTGGCGCCGCGCGCGCTGCCGGGCCTGGGCGAGCGCCTGCGGGTGGCGGTGCGCGGCGACGCGCTGCACTTCTTCGATGCCGAGAGTGGGGTGCGCCTGGAGGCGCGGGACTCGGGAATCGGGAATCGGGAATAG
- the glk gene encoding glucokinase, translating into MSAPQRPVLVADIGGTNARFALADLDASVPLLDDSTQTYSVVEFPSLGDAARHYLEQTGVDARSGTFAVAGRVDGDEARITNHPWVISRARTRAMLGFDELHLINDFAAQAMAISLLRPQDVVQVGGASWTPAPVEVPRNYGVIGPGTGLGVGGLMMRGGRCFPLETEGGHVSFPPGTPEEIRILELLSQQFGRVSNERLICGPGLVNIHRALSEIAGDDPGPLQPEDITARAAQGDYRAMRTVDVFCAVFGAIAGDLVLMQGAWDGVFLTGGLVPKMLDAIQHSGFRQRFEHKGRFSSIMARVPSLAVIHPRPGLLGAAAYAVDAARQSPGAIA; encoded by the coding sequence GTGAGCGCCCCGCAGCGCCCGGTGCTGGTGGCCGACATCGGCGGCACCAATGCCCGTTTCGCTCTCGCCGATCTCGACGCCTCGGTGCCGCTGCTCGACGACAGCACGCAGACCTACTCGGTGGTGGAGTTCCCGTCGCTGGGCGACGCCGCCCGCCATTATCTGGAACAGACCGGGGTGGACGCGCGCAGCGGCACCTTCGCGGTGGCCGGCCGCGTCGACGGCGACGAGGCACGCATCACCAACCACCCGTGGGTGATCTCGCGGGCGCGCACCCGCGCCATGCTCGGCTTCGACGAACTGCACCTGATCAACGACTTCGCCGCGCAGGCGATGGCGATCAGCCTGCTGCGGCCGCAGGACGTGGTCCAGGTCGGCGGCGCCAGCTGGACGCCGGCGCCGGTCGAGGTGCCGCGCAACTACGGCGTGATCGGCCCTGGCACCGGCCTGGGCGTGGGCGGCCTGATGATGCGCGGCGGGCGCTGCTTTCCGCTGGAGACCGAGGGCGGCCACGTCAGCTTCCCGCCGGGCACGCCGGAGGAGATCCGCATCCTGGAACTGCTGTCGCAGCAGTTCGGCCGCGTCTCCAACGAGCGCCTGATCTGTGGCCCGGGCCTGGTCAACATCCACCGCGCGCTCAGCGAGATCGCCGGCGACGATCCGGGCCCGCTGCAGCCGGAAGACATCACCGCGCGCGCCGCGCAGGGCGATTACCGGGCGATGCGCACAGTGGACGTGTTCTGCGCCGTGTTCGGCGCCATCGCCGGCGACCTGGTGCTGATGCAGGGCGCCTGGGACGGCGTGTTCCTGACCGGCGGGCTGGTGCCGAAGATGCTCGACGCGATCCAGCATTCCGGGTTCCGCCAGCGTTTCGAGCACAAGGGCCGGTTTTCGTCGATCATGGCGCGGGTGCCGTCGCTGGCGGTGATCCACCCCCGTCCCGGCCTGCTCGGCGCCGCCGCCTACGCGGTGGACGCCGCGCGGCAATCCCCAGGAGCCATTGCATGA